In one Magallana gigas chromosome 9, xbMagGiga1.1, whole genome shotgun sequence genomic region, the following are encoded:
- the LOC117692314 gene encoding putative uncharacterized protein ENSP00000383309: MDKKWVRAVWREDEKEMELAIPSVWVEGNRIRWPNTSNAKSALKECKKPADKWLSFDLIKIKFSSDDYRECEDYDETTAVESECDSEPVMKRKPKKKVMSDFIMDSAEDNSSIKMQKKLPVAAPVMPPKPPQKISSKKNQDQSSLQSSRSRSPSPSTRDEMETRRSRSITPSKSWASSNSRESSMNRSMSPRSPIRSTQRSRISTSRSPIRSTQRSRISTSRSPIRSTQRSRISTSRSPIRSTQRPRISTPRSPIRSTQRPRISTSRSPIRSTQRPRISTSRNPIRSTQRSRISTSRSPIRSTQRPRISTPRSPIRSTQRSRISTSRSPIRSTQRPRISTSRSPIRSTQRPRISTSRSPIRSTQRPRISTPRSPIRSTQRPRISTSRSPIRSTQRSRISRSRSPVHSLNSSRFSRSKSRDRHHNRSRHSMSQSSERSTLRRESPKRLNKGSEHSRSYDRPCSRLSVESTPTLPSLSKRKQHQSSTDSFPMTEERFQRRVLYLLVEIRDILKSPVTTASNTEDVDLVTIDSEEGFEALDRRLENRDFKASFKFLLQKIGGTDGTDHMKKAMLRTMTNSYMAGLNMKGKRGKKAFGSSQLYLLIKETVLTSHTQYTESKFNEDLAKFLKYAPERVGGGGRRRRD, from the exons atggACAAGAAGTGGGTAAGAGCTGTGTGGAGAGAGGATGAAAAAGAGATGGAGCTTGCCATACCCAGTGTATGGGTTGAAGGAAATCGCATAAGATGGCCAAATACATCAAATGCAAAATCTGCACTCAAAGAATGCAAGAAACCTGCTGACAAATGGCTTTCATTTGATCTGATAAAGATCAAGTTTTCATCAG acGACTATCGAGAATGTGAGGACTATGATGAGACGACAGCGGTGGAATCTGAGTGTGACTCAGAACCAGTAATGAAAAGGAAACCAAAAAAGAAGGTCATGAGTGACTTTATTATGG atTCTGCTGAAGACAATTCATCAATAAAAATGCAGAAGAAGTTACCTGTAGCAG CACCAGTTATGCCGCCAAAACCACCCCAAAAAATctcttctaaaaaaaaccaagacCAGTCATCACTTCAGTCGTCCAGGTCTCGATCACCTTCACCTTCTACTAGAGATGAAATGGAAACCAGACGTAGCAGGTCTATTACACCAAGCAAGTCCTGGGCTAGTTCAAACAGTCGGGAGAGCTCGATGAATAGGTCGATGTCACCAAGAAGTCCCATTCGCTCAACACAAAGGTCCAGAATTTCAACATCCAGAAGTCCAATTCGCTCAACACAAAGGTCCAGAATTTCAACATCCAGAAGTCCAATTCGCTCAACACAAAGGTCCAGAATTTCAACATCCAGAAGTCCAATTCGCTCAACACAAAGGCCCAGAATTTCAACACCCAGAAGTCCAATTCGCTCAACACAAAGGCCCAGAATTTCAACATCCAGAAGTCCAATTCGCTCAACACAAAGGCCCAGAATTTCAACATCCAGAAATCCAATTCGCTCAACACAAAGGTCCAGAATTTCAACATCCAGAAGTCCAATTCGCTCAACACAAAGGCCCAGAATTTCAACACCCAGAAGTCCAATTCGCTCAACACAAAGGTCCAGAATTTCAACATCCAGAAGTCCAATTCGCTCAACACAAAGGCCCAGAATTTCAACATCCAGAAGTCCAATTCGCTCAACACAAAGGCCCAGAATTTCAACATCCAGAAGTCCAATTCGCTCAACACAAAGGCCCAGAATTTCAACACCCAGAAGTCCAATTCGCTCAACACAAAGGCCAAGAATTTCAACATCCAGAAGTCCAATTCGCTCAACACAAAGGTCACGAATCTCAAGGTCCAGGAGTCCTGTTCACTCTTTGAACAGCTCAAGATTTTCAAGATCAAAAAGCAGAGACAGGCATCACAATAGGTCAAGGCACTCTATGTCACAAAGCAGTGAAAGGTCAACCCTGAGAAGAGAAAGCCCAAAAAGACTTAACAAAGGATCTGAACATTCCAGGAGCTATGATAGGCCTTGTAGCAGGTTAAGTGTAGAGAGCACCCCAACACTTCCATCTCTTTCTAAGCGAAAGCAGCATCAGTCCTCAACAGACTCCTTTCCCATGACCGAAGAAA GATTTCAGAGAAGAGTCCTCTACCTTCTTGTTGAAATAAGAGACATTCTTAAGAGTCCAGTAACAACAGCTTCAAATACAGAAGACGTTGATCTTGTTACCATAGACTCAGAAGAAGGATTTGAAGCCTTAGACAGAAGACTTGAAAACAGGGACTTTAAAGCCAGCTtt AAATTCTTGCTTCAAAAGATTGGAGGTACAGATGGTACTGACCACATGAAGAAAGCAATGTTAAG aacTATGACAAACTCGTACATGGCTGGTCTTAACATGAAGGGAAAACGGGGAAAGAAAGCTTTTGGTTCCTCCCAACTCTACCTCCTTATAAAAG